A window of Pedobacter lusitanus contains these coding sequences:
- a CDS encoding isocitrate dehydrogenase (NADP(+)), whose translation MSVQKIKVDQPVVELDGDEMTRIIWKFIKDKLILPYLDLDIKYYDLGIEYRDETNDQVTIDSAEAIKKYGVGIKCATITPDEERVKEFNLKQMWKSPNGTIRNILDGTVFREPIVMSNVPRLVPNWTAPICIGRHAFGDQYRATDLVTKGKGKLTLTFTPEDGGEVQSFDVYNFKGDGVALAMYNTDESIRGFAHACFNQALIKKWPLYLSTKNTILKKYDGRFKDIFQEIYENDFLAKFKEAGITYEHRLIDDMVASALKWNGNFVWACKNYDGDVQSDTVAQGFGSLGLMTSVLVTPDGKTMEAEAAHGTVTRHYRDHQAGKPTSTNPIASIFAWTRGLEFRGVLDNNQALINFCHALEQVCIETVESGKMTKDLAVCIHGNKVEHGKHYLYTEEFLAAIDENLQSKLA comes from the coding sequence ATGTCTGTACAAAAAATTAAAGTAGACCAGCCAGTTGTAGAGTTAGATGGTGATGAGATGACCCGTATCATCTGGAAATTCATTAAGGATAAACTGATTTTACCTTATCTTGATCTTGATATTAAATATTATGATCTTGGTATAGAATACCGCGATGAGACTAACGATCAGGTAACAATTGATTCAGCTGAAGCCATTAAAAAATATGGTGTAGGTATCAAATGTGCTACAATCACTCCTGATGAAGAACGCGTAAAAGAATTCAATCTGAAACAAATGTGGAAATCACCAAACGGAACCATCCGTAATATTTTAGATGGTACTGTTTTCCGTGAGCCAATCGTGATGAGTAACGTTCCTCGTTTAGTACCAAACTGGACTGCACCAATCTGTATCGGACGTCATGCTTTTGGAGACCAATACCGCGCTACTGATTTAGTAACAAAGGGTAAAGGTAAACTTACACTTACATTTACTCCGGAAGATGGTGGTGAAGTTCAGTCATTTGATGTATACAATTTTAAAGGTGACGGTGTTGCTTTAGCGATGTATAACACAGACGAAAGTATCCGCGGTTTTGCACATGCTTGTTTCAACCAGGCATTGATCAAAAAATGGCCTTTATACTTATCTACAAAAAATACAATTCTTAAAAAATATGATGGTCGTTTCAAAGATATCTTCCAGGAGATCTATGAGAATGACTTCTTAGCTAAATTCAAAGAAGCAGGTATTACTTATGAGCACCGTTTGATCGATGACATGGTAGCTTCTGCTTTAAAATGGAATGGTAACTTTGTTTGGGCTTGTAAAAACTATGACGGAGACGTTCAGTCTGATACAGTTGCTCAGGGATTTGGTTCATTAGGCTTAATGACTTCAGTATTGGTTACTCCAGATGGAAAAACTATGGAAGCTGAAGCAGCACATGGTACTGTGACTCGTCACTACCGTGATCATCAGGCAGGAAAACCAACTTCAACAAACCCTATTGCTTCTATCTTTGCATGGACAAGAGGATTGGAATTCCGTGGTGTATTAGATAACAATCAGGCATTAATCAACTTCTGTCATGCTTTAGAACAGGTTTGTATTGAAACTGTTGAAAGTGGAAAAATGACTAAAGATTTAGCTGTTTGTATCCATGGCAATAAAGTTGAACATGGTAAACATTACTTATATACTGAAGAATTCTTAGCTGCAATTGACGAAAACTTACAGTCAAAACTAGCTTAA
- the lgt gene encoding prolipoprotein diacylglyceryl transferase, translating into MSIATIIWNPGDSIIDLGFFSLKYYSLFFLLAFVSSYIVVKKQFIKYGIDVELMDSLTIYAVLGTLIGARLGHVLFYDFAYFSQHPLEAVLPVTFSPHFRITGFLGLASHGGGIGIMLSLILFSRKFKIKLWFLLDQVALVVPLAGTFIRLGNLMNSEIIGKPTDVSWAFIFLKDDNIPRHPAQLYEAVAYLLIFGFVYLMMKKYPRSSGFYFGMVIFLIFCFRIAIEFIKEDQSAFEAGLLLNMGQLLSIPFILTGILIMYLKRGNAESMPVKPAKP; encoded by the coding sequence ATGAGCATAGCTACCATTATATGGAACCCCGGTGATTCAATCATAGATTTAGGTTTTTTTTCGTTGAAATATTATTCCCTGTTTTTTCTACTTGCTTTTGTTTCAAGCTATATTGTAGTGAAAAAGCAATTTATAAAATATGGGATTGATGTTGAATTAATGGATTCCTTAACTATTTATGCGGTTTTAGGAACACTTATCGGGGCACGTCTTGGTCATGTTCTGTTTTATGATTTTGCTTATTTCTCTCAGCATCCGCTGGAAGCTGTTCTTCCTGTTACTTTTTCACCACATTTTCGCATTACGGGTTTTCTTGGACTGGCCAGTCATGGCGGTGGAATAGGTATTATGCTGAGTCTGATCTTATTCAGCAGGAAATTTAAGATAAAGCTGTGGTTTTTGTTAGATCAGGTTGCACTGGTAGTTCCGCTGGCCGGGACTTTCATCAGATTGGGAAACCTGATGAATTCAGAGATTATTGGTAAACCAACAGATGTAAGCTGGGCCTTCATATTTTTGAAAGACGATAATATTCCACGTCATCCTGCACAGCTGTATGAGGCTGTTGCTTACTTACTGATATTTGGTTTTGTATACCTGATGATGAAAAAATATCCGAGATCTTCTGGTTTCTATTTCGGAATGGTCATCTTCCTTATTTTCTGCTTCAGGATAGCGATTGAATTTATTAAAGAAGATCAGTCTGCTTTTGAAGCAGGGCTGCTTTTAAATATGGGGCAGCTACTGAGTATCCCATTTATTTTAACAGGTATACTTATCATGTATCTTAAAAGGGGAAATGCTGAAAGTATGCCTGTAAAACCCGCTAAGCCATAG
- a CDS encoding YqjF family protein has translation MSFLTAEWRKLAIANYAIDQEILRPYLPAGTELDIWNDTCYVSLIGFLFKNTKLLGFSVPFHANFEEVNLRFYVKYKDGDTIKRGVVFIKEIVPKFALSVVANTVYHEHYEAMPMTHRWSETETEREVEYSWRCKNEWQTFSVKANKALSEILPGSEAEFITGHYWGYTRCNDTQTNEYEVKHPKWAQYKVKDFKIAVDFAHTYGAEFDCLNRQQPVSVMLAEGSDISVEGKKGIQG, from the coding sequence ATGAGTTTTTTAACCGCAGAATGGAGAAAATTAGCTATTGCTAATTATGCCATCGATCAAGAAATCCTACGCCCTTACCTGCCTGCAGGTACTGAGCTGGACATTTGGAATGATACCTGTTACGTGAGTTTAATAGGCTTTCTTTTTAAAAACACTAAACTATTGGGCTTCAGTGTTCCTTTTCATGCCAACTTTGAAGAGGTAAACCTGCGTTTTTATGTGAAGTACAAGGATGGAGACACCATTAAACGGGGTGTAGTCTTTATTAAAGAAATCGTACCCAAGTTTGCGCTTTCTGTGGTAGCCAATACTGTTTACCATGAACATTATGAAGCTATGCCAATGACCCACCGCTGGTCTGAGACAGAAACCGAAAGAGAAGTGGAATATAGCTGGCGATGTAAAAATGAGTGGCAGACTTTCTCCGTAAAAGCGAACAAGGCACTGTCAGAAATTCTCCCAGGCAGCGAAGCTGAATTCATTACCGGACACTACTGGGGTTATACCAGGTGTAATGATACACAAACCAATGAATATGAGGTAAAACACCCTAAATGGGCACAGTATAAAGTAAAAGATTTTAAAATTGCTGTAGATTTCGCCCATACTTACGGAGCGGAATTTGACTGTCTGAATCGTCAGCAGCCAGTATCAGTTATGCTCGCCGAGGGTTCGGATATTTCGGTAGAAGGCAAAAAAGGAATTCAGGGCTAA
- a CDS encoding MFS transporter: MKLLKLITNTKISLITLCLGGISLGMTEFMMMGVLPDVAGTLKINIPTAGNLISIYALGVIIGAPIMVAVLGKYPPKKVLIGLMIIVAIGNILFSIAPTYELLLAARFLVGLPHGAFFGIGAVVASRLADPGSEAKSVSVMFAGLTIANIIGVPLGTFIGHNISWRISFSLVSVIALITAASIKLWLPVLPSQTETKFSDTLKVFKKPELWIIIGICAIGTGGLFAWISYIAPLMTEVAHFNSNMITPIMVIAGVGMAVGNFVGGRLADKFSPLKTTTYLLMAMIITLILVALLSHIQIAAILLTFITGALAFAVIAPLQMLMIGAAKGAEMLASSSMQASANTGNALGAFLGGLPIAAYGFTSPQYVGAALAFGGFLLCMLLTSLLSNRTKVKPAMA; the protein is encoded by the coding sequence ATGAAATTACTAAAGCTAATCACGAATACAAAAATAAGTCTGATCACACTTTGTCTGGGTGGCATCAGCCTGGGAATGACAGAATTCATGATGATGGGGGTATTGCCAGATGTAGCCGGCACCCTCAAAATCAATATTCCTACTGCAGGAAATTTAATCTCTATATATGCATTAGGTGTAATTATCGGAGCGCCCATCATGGTTGCTGTCCTTGGTAAATATCCGCCTAAAAAAGTACTGATCGGACTGATGATTATTGTTGCCATTGGTAACATATTGTTCAGTATCGCTCCTACCTACGAACTTCTGCTTGCCGCACGTTTTCTGGTTGGATTACCACATGGTGCCTTTTTCGGTATTGGAGCAGTTGTTGCCAGTCGGTTAGCCGATCCTGGAAGTGAAGCAAAGTCTGTATCTGTGATGTTTGCGGGTCTGACCATCGCTAATATTATAGGAGTTCCGCTGGGTACATTTATCGGTCATAATATCAGCTGGAGAATTTCATTTTCTCTGGTTTCTGTAATTGCCCTGATTACCGCAGCAAGTATAAAACTATGGTTACCCGTATTACCTTCACAGACTGAAACCAAATTCTCAGATACGCTTAAAGTGTTCAAAAAACCAGAGCTCTGGATTATTATAGGAATTTGTGCCATCGGTACAGGAGGTTTATTTGCCTGGATCAGTTATATCGCACCTCTAATGACAGAAGTTGCACATTTTAACAGTAATATGATTACCCCGATTATGGTCATTGCCGGTGTTGGAATGGCCGTTGGTAATTTTGTAGGGGGTCGTCTGGCAGACAAGTTTTCACCGTTAAAAACTACGACCTATTTATTAATGGCTATGATTATTACGTTAATACTTGTCGCACTGCTAAGTCATATTCAAATCGCAGCAATCTTATTAACCTTTATCACCGGTGCACTCGCATTCGCTGTGATTGCCCCTTTACAGATGCTGATGATCGGTGCAGCAAAAGGAGCCGAAATGCTGGCATCTTCTTCTATGCAGGCCAGTGCAAATACAGGAAATGCCCTTGGAGCTTTTTTAGGAGGACTGCCAATTGCAGCTTACGGCTTTACCTCTCCGCAATATGTAGGTGCAGCACTCGCTTTCGGCGGGTTCCTGTTATGCATGCTGTTAACCTCACTATTAAGTAACCGAACAAAAGTAAAACCTGCTATGGCTTAG
- a CDS encoding TonB-dependent receptor, producing MKKIITFGLLALTLNCFSQIKQDTIKKLDEVIIRPYFSAQPLLRTTGAVAVLDKTLLEQQPGSSLVPAMNTIAGVRMEERSPGSYRLSIRGSLLRSPFGIRNVKIYFGDFPLTDAGGNSYLNALDLSGIGNIQILKGPQSSVYGANSGGVILITPNTISTDSAQLALNLTGGSFGLFQENLNLSRQLKNYSFSLNQSYQRSDGYRDHSGMERKYLQLHQNWNYSPKANLRALLFYSDLHYETPGGLTADQYELDPKSSRPAAGNIRSAAEQQAGIYSKTFYAGITNNWQFNTRFKHVLSVFTSYTDLKNPFLTNYEHRKEFTFGIRTYVEYFKKLQDITWRFNIGLEASRTRSNTVNSDNNYGMPTNLQASDKLKATTDFSYAHLNVDIFQRFLLELSVSGNLYQVGYERVAPVAIAPKNRNFELRFMPRAALSYLLTKEWSLHTSVSRGYSPPTLAEIRASDNQININLQPENGWNYETGVRYQSVNKRITLDVNGFYYQLKNAIVRRLNEKATEYFINSGGTKQWGVETSISAWLIKPNTSAPIRGLSINSAYSLSLFKFDHYIDRNSDLSGKYLTGVPKNVIVTSVNLQLPRGFYIFLQHNYTAKIPLTDANTEYAREYHLVQSKIGWKGLRIANIPVEIFAGADNLLNQKYSLGNDLNAAGGKYFNAAPTRNYYGGLNIRF from the coding sequence ATGAAGAAAATAATTACGTTTGGATTACTGGCGCTTACTTTAAACTGCTTTAGCCAAATTAAACAGGATACTATAAAAAAACTTGATGAGGTCATTATTCGTCCTTATTTTTCTGCACAGCCCTTGTTAAGAACAACAGGGGCTGTTGCCGTTTTAGATAAAACACTATTGGAGCAGCAGCCAGGCAGTTCATTAGTACCTGCTATGAATACCATCGCCGGCGTTCGTATGGAGGAACGCTCACCTGGAAGTTATAGATTGTCTATACGTGGTAGTTTATTGCGTTCTCCATTTGGAATCAGGAATGTAAAAATATATTTTGGTGATTTCCCGCTAACTGATGCTGGTGGAAATAGTTACTTAAACGCACTCGATTTATCCGGAATTGGGAATATCCAAATTCTAAAGGGACCTCAAAGTAGTGTTTACGGTGCAAATTCAGGAGGAGTTATACTAATCACTCCAAATACTATCAGTACGGATAGCGCTCAGCTTGCCTTAAACCTTACCGGCGGTTCATTTGGCCTGTTCCAGGAAAACCTCAATTTAAGCAGGCAATTGAAAAATTACAGTTTCAGCCTTAATCAATCTTATCAGAGAAGTGACGGATATCGCGATCATAGCGGGATGGAACGCAAATATCTGCAGTTACATCAAAATTGGAATTACTCGCCAAAGGCAAACCTCAGGGCATTATTATTTTATAGTGATCTGCATTATGAAACACCCGGAGGATTAACTGCCGATCAGTACGAACTTGACCCCAAATCATCTAGACCAGCAGCTGGCAACATCAGAAGTGCAGCTGAACAACAAGCTGGAATTTACAGCAAAACATTCTATGCAGGTATCACAAATAACTGGCAATTCAATACCCGGTTCAAACATGTCCTTTCAGTTTTCACTTCCTATACAGACCTCAAAAATCCTTTCCTTACAAACTACGAACACAGGAAGGAATTCACATTCGGCATTCGCACTTATGTGGAATACTTTAAAAAGCTACAAGACATCACCTGGAGATTCAATATTGGGCTGGAAGCCTCCAGAACACGCTCCAACACGGTTAATTCAGATAACAATTATGGAATGCCCACTAATTTGCAAGCTTCAGACAAACTAAAAGCGACAACAGATTTTAGTTATGCACATTTAAATGTGGATATCTTTCAAAGATTTCTTCTCGAATTATCAGTTAGCGGAAACTTATATCAGGTAGGTTATGAGAGAGTAGCACCCGTAGCTATCGCCCCAAAAAACAGGAATTTCGAACTAAGGTTTATGCCAAGAGCAGCCCTTTCTTACTTACTCACAAAAGAGTGGTCTTTACATACTTCTGTCAGCAGAGGCTACTCTCCACCTACCCTCGCAGAAATCAGAGCTTCCGATAATCAGATAAACATTAATCTGCAGCCAGAAAATGGCTGGAATTACGAAACGGGAGTCAGGTATCAGAGTGTGAACAAGAGAATAACCCTGGATGTAAATGGGTTTTATTATCAGCTGAAAAATGCAATTGTCAGAAGATTAAATGAAAAAGCTACAGAGTATTTTATCAATTCAGGAGGTACAAAACAATGGGGAGTGGAAACTTCCATTTCAGCATGGCTGATTAAACCAAACACTTCTGCACCAATAAGAGGTCTGTCAATCAATAGTGCATACTCCCTGAGTCTCTTTAAATTTGATCATTACATAGACCGGAACTCAGATCTATCCGGCAAATATCTCACTGGTGTACCAAAAAATGTAATTGTTACCTCAGTAAATTTACAATTACCAAGGGGCTTTTATATTTTTCTTCAGCATAATTATACTGCAAAAATCCCATTGACAGATGCCAATACAGAATATGCAAGGGAATACCATCTTGTCCAGAGCAAAATTGGCTGGAAAGGGCTTCGCATTGCAAATATTCCAGTTGAGATTTTTGCCGGCGCAGATAACTTACTTAACCAGAAGTACAGTCTGGGTAACGATCTGAATGCTGCCGGTGGAAAATATTTCAATGCTGCCCCCACCCGGAATTATTATGGCGGTCTGAATATTCGTTTCTAA
- a CDS encoding PQQ-dependent sugar dehydrogenase: MKKYLLLLSTMPFILACNSQTKTNTAKTDTTNTDTAKNSTLNLPAPDTEASKTKFSKVIGWTDGKTPVAPDGFAVSKFAGNIKSPRNIYIAPNGDILVVLSNSERNTKEKIANALSGKDKAEVSGLSANTVLLYRDSNKDGKFDLQTTFLSGLDQPYGVLIIGNSFYVANTDGLYVYPYKTGDTKITGKGRKIVELPAGGYNNHWTRNLITNADHSKIYITVGSGSNVGENGMEHEVRRANILEVNPDGTGEKIYAAGLRNPVGVAWAPVTNVLWTAVNERDGLGDDLVPDYITSVKPGGFYGWPYSYYGQNEDPRLKGQHPELVKSAIVPDIAVGSHTASLGLAFYTDKKFPAKYQGGAFIGQHGSWNRSELAGYKVAFVPFKNGKPTGKPEDFLTGFIADDAKGEVYGRPVGVAVTNDGALLVADDVSGTIWRVAAK, from the coding sequence ATGAAAAAATATCTTTTACTGCTCAGCACCATGCCCTTCATTTTAGCCTGTAATTCACAGACCAAAACAAATACGGCAAAGACAGATACGACGAATACTGATACTGCTAAAAACAGCACTTTAAATCTGCCTGCACCTGACACCGAAGCTTCGAAAACAAAATTCAGTAAAGTAATTGGGTGGACGGACGGAAAAACGCCAGTTGCCCCGGATGGATTCGCGGTTAGCAAATTTGCAGGAAATATCAAGAGTCCAAGAAATATTTATATAGCTCCCAATGGTGACATTCTGGTAGTCCTTTCCAACTCCGAGCGTAATACTAAAGAGAAAATAGCTAACGCATTAAGCGGAAAAGACAAAGCTGAAGTAAGCGGTTTGAGTGCAAATACAGTCCTGTTGTACAGAGATAGTAACAAAGATGGTAAATTTGATTTGCAGACTACTTTCCTGTCAGGACTTGATCAGCCCTATGGCGTGTTGATCATTGGGAATTCATTTTATGTAGCTAACACCGATGGCCTTTATGTATATCCTTATAAAACCGGAGATACAAAGATTACAGGAAAAGGCAGGAAAATTGTTGAGCTTCCAGCCGGTGGATATAATAATCACTGGACAAGAAACCTGATTACCAATGCAGATCATTCTAAGATTTACATTACTGTAGGATCGGGAAGTAATGTAGGTGAAAATGGAATGGAGCATGAAGTGCGCCGTGCAAACATACTTGAAGTCAATCCTGATGGAACAGGAGAAAAGATATATGCTGCCGGACTGAGAAATCCGGTTGGTGTAGCCTGGGCTCCTGTCACAAATGTATTATGGACAGCGGTAAATGAAAGAGATGGTCTGGGAGATGATCTTGTACCTGATTATATCACCAGTGTTAAACCGGGCGGCTTTTATGGCTGGCCTTATTCTTACTACGGCCAGAATGAAGATCCAAGATTAAAAGGACAACACCCTGAGTTAGTCAAATCTGCTATTGTACCAGACATTGCAGTTGGTTCTCATACGGCTTCTCTGGGCCTTGCTTTTTACACAGACAAAAAGTTCCCTGCAAAATACCAGGGAGGAGCATTCATTGGCCAGCACGGTTCCTGGAACAGATCAGAATTAGCGGGATATAAAGTAGCCTTCGTGCCGTTCAAAAATGGTAAACCTACTGGTAAACCAGAAGATTTCTTAACAGGATTTATTGCTGACGATGCTAAAGGCGAAGTTTACGGCCGGCCAGTTGGAGTTGCTGTTACCAATGATGGAGCTTTACTGGTTGCAGATGACGTAAGCGGTACCATATGGAGAGTTGCAGCAAAATAA
- a CDS encoding DNA polymerase III subunit gamma/tau translates to MENFIVSARKYRPATFETVVGQNHITGTLKNAIKNNQLAQAFLFCGPRGVGKTTCARILAKTINCTNLTNEVEACGTCESCVSFQTGHSFNFHELDAASNNSVDDIRSLIDQVRIPPQAGKYKIYIIDEVHMLSANAFNAFLKTLEEPPSYAIFILATTEKHKILPTILSRCQIFDFNRIQVDDISGHLNKIAIREQITVEADGLHIIAQKADGGLRDALSMFDQIVSYTNKNLTYKSVIDNLNILDYDYYFKLTQFLNSADVSSALVLFDEILNNGFDGNNFINGLASHLRNLLVSKDPQTVKLLEVSENIKQKYITQSQQVQVSFILTALNLANQCDLTYKNSKNQRLQVELALIKMCHIPSVLQLAQLPHTASKTATDTDQTKKKTDVKTEPAANTERPEPLPPPAGNFTKPTETTSKPTPSEVPVVLPPTERVSITPNLNSVNKIALKPNSAGNATGGMLIPSLTAITNAAGGIDSDEPKFIFGEEKEPFTHEDLMVLWREYVQKVKEENKINFYTILTTNEPELTRPDQITVSITNLAQESILQNELVEFLNFLRTRLKNFSVGIVTKRVENKIENRLYTSIEKYHYLLEKNPKLEELRKRLNLDLLP, encoded by the coding sequence ATGGAAAATTTTATTGTCTCGGCCCGTAAGTATCGTCCAGCAACGTTTGAAACCGTTGTCGGACAAAACCACATTACCGGAACTCTAAAAAATGCGATCAAAAATAATCAGCTTGCCCAGGCATTCCTTTTTTGCGGTCCCAGAGGTGTAGGTAAAACGACTTGTGCAAGGATTCTTGCCAAAACAATTAACTGTACCAATTTAACCAATGAGGTAGAAGCCTGTGGTACCTGCGAATCGTGTGTTTCTTTCCAAACTGGTCACTCCTTCAATTTCCATGAGCTGGATGCCGCATCCAATAACTCAGTAGACGATATTCGCAGCCTGATTGATCAGGTTCGTATTCCACCACAGGCAGGCAAGTATAAAATCTATATAATTGATGAGGTACACATGCTTTCGGCAAATGCATTTAATGCTTTCCTGAAAACACTGGAAGAACCACCTTCGTATGCCATATTTATACTGGCTACAACAGAAAAACATAAGATTTTACCAACCATACTTTCACGTTGCCAGATTTTTGATTTTAACAGGATTCAGGTAGATGATATTTCCGGGCATCTGAATAAAATTGCTATCCGTGAACAAATTACTGTAGAAGCAGATGGCTTACATATCATTGCTCAAAAGGCAGATGGTGGTTTACGTGATGCACTCTCTATGTTTGATCAGATTGTAAGTTATACCAATAAAAATCTGACTTATAAATCAGTAATTGATAATCTGAATATTTTGGATTATGATTACTATTTCAAATTAACACAATTCCTCAACAGTGCAGACGTAAGCTCAGCACTTGTTTTATTTGATGAAATTCTCAATAACGGTTTTGACGGGAATAACTTTATCAATGGATTAGCAAGCCATTTGCGAAACCTGTTGGTCAGTAAAGACCCGCAAACAGTTAAATTACTCGAAGTGAGTGAAAATATAAAGCAAAAATATATTACACAAAGTCAGCAGGTACAGGTATCGTTCATCCTTACGGCCCTAAATCTCGCAAATCAGTGTGATCTTACTTATAAAAACAGTAAAAACCAGCGATTACAGGTAGAACTGGCACTTATCAAAATGTGTCACATTCCATCGGTCCTCCAACTTGCCCAACTACCCCATACAGCCTCTAAAACAGCAACTGACACAGATCAGACTAAAAAAAAAACTGATGTAAAAACTGAACCTGCGGCAAATACGGAAAGGCCTGAGCCTCTGCCACCTCCTGCAGGAAACTTCACTAAACCTACAGAAACAACGTCTAAACCTACACCATCAGAGGTACCTGTTGTTTTGCCACCTACAGAACGGGTTTCAATTACTCCGAATTTAAATTCTGTTAACAAGATTGCATTAAAACCAAATTCTGCAGGTAATGCTACCGGAGGAATGCTGATTCCGTCACTTACAGCAATTACTAATGCAGCAGGCGGAATAGATAGTGATGAACCAAAATTTATATTTGGAGAAGAGAAGGAGCCTTTTACTCATGAAGATCTGATGGTTTTATGGAGAGAGTATGTCCAGAAAGTTAAAGAAGAGAATAAAATAAATTTCTACACCATTCTTACCACTAATGAACCAGAGCTTACCAGACCTGATCAGATCACCGTATCGATAACTAATCTTGCACAGGAAAGTATTCTCCAGAATGAGCTGGTAGAGTTTTTAAATTTCCTAAGAACCAGATTAAAGAATTTCAGTGTCGGAATTGTTACTAAAAGAGTAGAGAATAAAATTGAAAACCGTTTATATACCAGCATTGAAAAGTATCATTACCTTTTAGAGAAGAACCCTAAACTGGAAGAACTGCGTAAACGTCTTAATCTGGACTTATTACCTTAA
- a CDS encoding single-stranded DNA-binding protein produces the protein MNSVRNNVRLTGYAAADPVIVCFATGKKMARLSLGVHEFYKNSLGEAVDQTQWFNLIFWNQKVELVENIVKKGSAIRIEGKLSTQSYTDKNGDQRYSTEIVTHNLEVVDKYEL, from the coding sequence ATGAATAGCGTAAGAAATAATGTCCGTTTGACAGGTTATGCAGCTGCAGATCCGGTAATTGTGTGTTTTGCCACAGGAAAAAAAATGGCCAGGTTAAGCCTGGGCGTGCATGAGTTTTATAAAAATAGTTTAGGAGAGGCAGTGGATCAAACCCAGTGGTTTAATCTGATTTTCTGGAATCAGAAAGTGGAACTGGTGGAAAACATTGTGAAAAAAGGATCTGCTATAAGAATTGAAGGTAAGTTAAGTACCCAGTCTTATACTGATAAAAACGGTGATCAGCGGTATTCGACTGAAATTGTAACCCATAACCTGGAGGTGGTTGATAAATATGAGTTATAA